A genomic region of Thermodesulfobacteriota bacterium contains the following coding sequences:
- a CDS encoding nuclear transport factor 2 family protein, which produces MVRFSMLAAVALMAVIAITGCTGNGKNEEATLKAVIENNVTALQEENVEKYMSTLHPDSQGYARMKAICPQIFQIYDLQHKLIDIKVLDVSGDTARVRTTQEARRIAGPENYRSNRSTMVHTLKKDQGQWKIFQSDQESMENIE; this is translated from the coding sequence ATGGTCCGATTCAGTATGTTGGCCGCAGTCGCGCTGATGGCGGTCATCGCCATAACGGGCTGTACCGGTAACGGTAAAAACGAAGAGGCGACTCTAAAGGCCGTTATCGAAAACAACGTGACGGCGCTTCAGGAGGAGAATGTTGAAAAATACATGTCTACCCTGCACCCGGATAGCCAGGGCTATGCCAGAATGAAAGCGATTTGCCCCCAGATTTTTCAGATTTATGACCTGCAGCACAAACTCATCGATATCAAGGTGCTCGATGTTTCCGGCGACACGGCCAGGGTTCGCACCACACAGGAAGCCAGGCGGATTGCAGGGCCTGAAAATTACCGGAGTAACCGATCGACGATGGTCCATACCCTGAAAAAAGACCAGGGACAGTGGAAGATTTTCCAGTCGGACCAGGAGAGCATGGAAAACATTGAATGA
- a CDS encoding sensor domain-containing diguanylate cyclase, whose translation MSDMESGGLFLPDNIDELKAQYLALLKANNCLNERVLELYTLYNVSRTLSASLQVSDLFELVVGLIGESLNVDQYCLMLLDKELQKLQIRASHGMPEDILNRGEVKVTEGVSGRVVSSGQPLVIDDISAEKDFFYFPNSGIHQGSYLGLPLKNVNGAIMGVLNVHKPIVNGFSQTDLRLFAAVAEHVAIAINNAMTFQQTQELIRRDELTGLFNRRYFFERFEREIYRSRRYGRFISLLMIDIDHFKEYNDNYGHLRGDRVLKHVSQILECSLRQVDVVARYGGEEFLVLLPETPKEKAAIVGEKLRKAVEAIDFNEDAPHLGPCTLTVTVGVAGIPDDASATLDALDIADKALYLGKARGRNQVCTTVLAEMIE comes from the coding sequence ATGAGCGATATGGAATCCGGAGGCTTGTTCCTTCCGGACAATATTGATGAATTGAAGGCGCAGTATCTGGCGCTGCTGAAAGCCAATAACTGCCTCAACGAACGGGTTCTGGAGCTATATACCCTTTATAATGTCAGCCGGACGTTGAGCGCTTCCCTGCAGGTTTCCGATCTGTTTGAGCTGGTCGTCGGTTTGATCGGAGAATCCCTGAACGTGGATCAGTACTGTCTGATGCTTCTGGATAAGGAACTTCAGAAACTTCAGATTCGGGCCAGTCACGGTATGCCGGAAGACATCCTGAACCGCGGGGAGGTCAAGGTAACGGAAGGCGTTTCCGGACGAGTGGTGTCCAGCGGGCAGCCGCTGGTGATCGACGATATCAGCGCCGAGAAGGACTTTTTCTATTTTCCTAATTCCGGTATTCATCAGGGCAGTTATCTGGGGCTCCCCCTGAAGAACGTCAACGGCGCCATCATGGGTGTTCTGAATGTGCACAAGCCGATAGTGAATGGTTTTTCACAGACTGACTTGCGGCTCTTTGCGGCCGTGGCCGAACATGTCGCCATAGCGATCAATAACGCCATGACGTTCCAGCAGACCCAGGAGCTGATCCGGCGGGACGAACTGACCGGACTGTTTAACCGCCGGTATTTCTTCGAGCGCTTTGAACGGGAGATTTACCGCTCCCGCCGGTATGGCCGGTTTATTTCCCTGCTGATGATCGATATCGACCATTTCAAGGAGTATAATGATAATTACGGTCACTTGAGAGGAGACCGGGTACTCAAGCACGTGTCCCAGATTCTTGAGTGTTCCCTGCGGCAGGTGGATGTGGTGGCCCGTTACGGCGGGGAGGAGTTCCTGGTGCTGCTTCCGGAAACCCCCAAAGAGAAGGCCGCCATCGTCGGTGAGAAGCTTCGTAAGGCAGTGGAAGCAATTGATTTTAACGAAGACGCGCCCCATCTCGGTCCCTGCACCCTGACCGTTACGGTCGGTGTGGCCGGCATACCGGATGACGCCAGTGCCACCCTCGATGCCCTGGATATCGCCGACAAGGCGCTTTACCTGGGAAAGGCCCGGGGGAGGAACCAGGTCTGCACCACGGTTCTGGCGGAAATGATCGAATAA
- a CDS encoding radical SAM protein, protein MGEKSPDILLISPQVDLDTIGLKSLQALLRQAGFKTVILYLPGLRPDDDALMEKTADLIRQTAPGFVGISLMSHEYYSAAALSARIRKAAPGIPVVWGGVHPTIAPEMCLESADFVCVGEGEKAMVAFAAAVFAGENTDAIPGLWRKEGGNVIRTGPAPLTEDIDRLPFANFLPGDDLIAHNGRLLPLDQLLFRKYARWQGIVYSIMGSRGCPFACSYCCNDFVSRLYGTKAIRRRSVNNIIAELESALAVRPDIAYINFQDDCFLACSDEYLEQFCGTYRNRVRRPFIVRCIPSFVTESRLRRLKHAGLSWISMGLQSGSDRVLTDIYQRRSLVEDFLRAATLIHKADVAAYYDVILDNPLETDDDRLETIRALTAISRPYFVQLFSLALYPGTGLYRKMAEENSAGREDYLVKNYHDYAKTDLNRLIRMSGYLPPGLIRHLTDLYKKNRFSPRFRFLLGSAGMASALLLEPVASFRLIRKSCGGDAARAARLLPAYLRVGLSRYVKQFRGKAVKRIECMIRDHSSAGG, encoded by the coding sequence ATGGGAGAAAAATCCCCGGATATACTGCTGATTTCTCCGCAGGTCGATCTGGATACCATCGGACTGAAAAGCCTTCAAGCTTTACTGCGTCAGGCGGGTTTCAAGACGGTCATCCTCTATCTGCCGGGGCTCCGGCCCGACGATGACGCCCTGATGGAAAAGACCGCCGATCTGATCCGGCAAACCGCTCCCGGGTTTGTCGGGATCAGCCTCATGTCCCATGAGTATTACAGTGCCGCGGCCCTGAGCGCTCGCATCCGGAAGGCGGCCCCCGGAATTCCGGTGGTGTGGGGAGGCGTCCATCCCACCATCGCGCCGGAAATGTGCCTGGAGTCAGCGGACTTTGTCTGTGTCGGCGAGGGGGAGAAGGCCATGGTCGCGTTCGCGGCCGCGGTTTTCGCCGGGGAAAACACGGATGCCATTCCCGGTCTGTGGCGGAAAGAGGGTGGAAACGTTATCCGGACAGGGCCGGCTCCTCTGACCGAGGATATTGACCGGCTCCCGTTCGCGAATTTTCTGCCCGGCGACGACCTGATCGCTCATAACGGCCGGCTCCTGCCGCTTGATCAACTCCTTTTCCGGAAATATGCCCGCTGGCAGGGCATTGTCTACAGTATCATGGGCAGCAGGGGTTGTCCATTTGCCTGTTCTTACTGCTGCAATGACTTCGTCTCCCGGCTTTACGGCACGAAAGCGATTCGGCGCAGAAGCGTCAATAACATTATCGCCGAGCTGGAAAGCGCTCTGGCCGTTCGTCCGGACATCGCCTATATTAATTTTCAGGACGACTGCTTTCTGGCCTGTTCGGATGAGTATCTGGAGCAGTTCTGCGGCACCTACCGGAATCGCGTCCGCCGACCGTTCATTGTCCGCTGCATTCCCTCTTTTGTTACCGAAAGCCGCTTGCGACGACTCAAACATGCCGGGCTGTCATGGATTTCCATGGGGCTTCAGAGCGGCAGCGACCGGGTCCTGACGGATATTTACCAGCGCCGATCGCTGGTCGAAGATTTTTTGCGGGCGGCGACGCTCATCCATAAAGCGGACGTGGCCGCCTATTATGATGTGATCCTGGACAACCCCCTGGAAACGGATGATGACCGGCTGGAAACGATCCGGGCGCTGACCGCCATCTCCAGGCCTTATTTTGTTCAACTTTTTTCTCTGGCCCTTTATCCCGGGACCGGTCTGTACCGGAAGATGGCTGAGGAAAACAGCGCCGGGCGTGAAGACTACCTGGTCAAAAATTATCACGACTACGCCAAAACCGATTTAAACCGACTGATCCGGATGTCCGGTTACCTCCCCCCCGGGCTGATCAGACACCTGACAGATCTTTATAAGAAAAACAGGTTCAGCCCGCGGTTCCGTTTTCTGCTGGGGTCGGCCGGAATGGCATCGGCGCTTTTACTGGAGCCGGTCGCTTCCTTCCGGCTGATTCGAAAGAGTTGCGGCGGAGATGCCGCCCGGGCCGCCCGTCTGCTCCCGGCCTATCTGCGAGTCGGATTGAGCAGGTATGTCAAGCAGTTCCGGGGCAAGGCCGTAAAGCGGATCGAATGCATGATCCGTGATCATTCCTCCGCCGGCGGGTAA
- a CDS encoding metallophosphoesterase, whose protein sequence is MRIYAVADIHGRKDRFALIRKKAVETGADLIVMAGDIAGLNSHPHVHDLLKSMPAPVFYVRGNSDRRRTDRMLLADPLITHLHLNKVRIQGLCFAGISGTFLLPFSSRLCLRENRLLSRLNDFFNDVSVLVTHPPPRGTVDRVMGRFHSGSSALRALTLTCQPCVVICGHIHEHAGTVFLGRTLVVNCSLARQGAGALIEFRNGDPPEATMLGV, encoded by the coding sequence GTGAGAATATATGCTGTGGCCGATATTCACGGCCGCAAGGATCGGTTTGCGCTGATCCGGAAAAAGGCCGTTGAAACGGGAGCGGACCTGATCGTCATGGCCGGGGACATTGCCGGCCTCAATTCCCATCCGCATGTTCACGACCTCTTGAAATCCATGCCGGCGCCGGTTTTTTATGTCCGCGGCAACAGCGACCGGAGACGGACGGACCGGATGCTCCTGGCGGATCCGCTGATCACTCATCTTCATTTAAATAAAGTTCGCATCCAGGGACTATGCTTTGCCGGTATCAGCGGAACGTTTCTGCTGCCTTTCTCCTCCCGGCTGTGTTTGCGTGAAAACCGGCTGCTGTCCCGGCTGAACGATTTTTTCAACGACGTTTCCGTTCTGGTGACCCATCCTCCTCCCCGCGGTACGGTGGACAGGGTGATGGGCCGTTTTCATTCCGGATCCAGCGCGTTGCGGGCGCTGACGCTGACCTGTCAGCCGTGCGTGGTCATTTGCGGACATATCCATGAACATGCCGGAACCGTCTTTCTGGGTCGGACACTGGTGGTCAACTGCAGCCTGGCCAGGCAGGGAGCGGGCGCGCTGATTGAGTTCCGGAACGGCGACCCGCCAGAGGCGACCATGCTGGGAGTCTGA
- a CDS encoding thymidylate synthase has product MRIHGIKARDLPDLWFQAVYDILDNGHRFTIDRGSFAGQTRLEYDYFTGLVSFPGTRPLLPDIPPSCGIPNPVEEGYVYGGQGYDRAYIEYLMTPRKEPGESYTYGERLTRAPLFGDKLEWWRQKDPDIVDSREPDGRVVFEDGGRLYINQIEWVIDTYRKFGHRNNQMVLQVAEPTDLMLLDPPCLRSIDTRIQDGRLIFFVYFRSWDLWSGMPANLAGIQNLKEYMAGQIGVEDGEMIVESKGLHLYGYAEDLARLRCLKV; this is encoded by the coding sequence ATGCGTATTCATGGGATAAAGGCCAGAGATTTACCGGATCTCTGGTTTCAGGCTGTGTATGATATTCTTGACAACGGTCACCGATTCACCATCGACCGGGGCTCCTTCGCCGGTCAGACACGCCTGGAATATGATTATTTCACCGGTCTGGTCAGTTTTCCCGGCACCCGGCCGCTACTGCCGGATATTCCCCCCTCCTGCGGCATACCCAACCCGGTAGAGGAAGGGTATGTATATGGCGGGCAGGGGTACGACCGGGCCTACATCGAGTATCTGATGACCCCGCGAAAGGAACCGGGCGAGTCCTATACTTATGGCGAACGATTGACCCGGGCCCCCCTTTTCGGCGATAAGCTGGAATGGTGGCGGCAAAAAGATCCGGATATCGTCGACAGCCGGGAGCCGGACGGCAGGGTTGTTTTTGAGGATGGCGGCCGCCTGTATATCAACCAGATCGAATGGGTAATCGACACCTATCGGAAGTTCGGCCACCGGAATAATCAAATGGTACTGCAGGTCGCCGAACCCACCGACCTGATGCTCCTCGACCCGCCCTGTCTGCGTTCCATCGATACGCGGATTCAGGACGGCCGGCTGATTTTCTTCGTTTATTTCCGCTCCTGGGACCTGTGGAGCGGGATGCCCGCCAATCTGGCCGGTATTCAGAACCTGAAAGAGTATATGGCGGGGCAGATCGGCGTGGAGGACGGGGAAATGATCGTGGAGAGCAAGGGGCTTCATCTTTACGGGTATGCGGAAGATCTGGCACGGCTGAGGTGTTTGAAGGTGTAA
- a CDS encoding ATPase, T2SS/T4P/T4SS family has translation MDKKNTVKESLTASIRIGDCLIKEGFATADDIARAIELQKKEEKLIKFSDRPIFPPLDRLSRDQIKFILGHPPLDSNIGLICVQKGLIGKPELYDLLKDNTESSSLGEALIKKGVLTGDKLEEILFENLGAAVFGDIALKLMLITPDELNRALNAKRSPKTLGRILCDMGVINPADLDYVLKKYGKQIKFGEILVKEGILDQSRLMTALQEQFHREMPLGKILMEKNLITMDQLYHALSIQHNIPFRKITKLDLFGAQKTALTNIIGQKYALKNRILPISLEGRKMTVATYDPEHLSAATDIKNVYTYLEMSCLFITEDNFIRLFDELYQASPAKTAASAKTAVPKGTALNVESLHISLDTQTDDFKPGAKTDYGLEKIEAMELVNYIIKYGIANNASDIHIEQDRKNPQLRYRIDGMLQTLQQGWLDNKLRELVNSVISRVKVMSNLDIAERRLPQDGVFRVNYFDPIRKEPVDLDFRVATCPGIVGENVTIRILDPRKAKVDIDSLDHSLHVADPFKKLLKSAAGMILVSGPTGSGKTSTLYSALRYVYNPSVKIITAEDPIEYSFPGIMQTQINAKINLNFARLLRSFLRLDPDIILIGEIRDQETAHISFDAAQTGHLMLSTVHTNDAAGAITRLIDLGIDYNQLASSLMCVVAQRLLRRICPVCRVRYRPSEYEWEPLFFTYPEHIEFFRGEGCPDCNYSGFNGRTLISEILIVDQDIARALNRESPVSEIKALAQTNGMMTMVDDGLAKMSSTTLSELIRVVPNEMLKNFKARQKAAA, from the coding sequence ATGGACAAAAAAAATACTGTCAAGGAAAGCCTGACCGCTTCCATCCGTATTGGTGACTGCCTGATCAAGGAAGGCTTCGCGACCGCCGACGACATCGCCCGGGCGATCGAGCTGCAAAAAAAAGAAGAAAAACTGATTAAATTCTCAGACCGGCCCATCTTCCCCCCCCTTGACAGGCTGTCCCGGGATCAGATCAAGTTCATCCTGGGGCACCCTCCCCTTGATTCCAATATCGGCCTTATCTGTGTACAGAAGGGCCTTATCGGAAAACCGGAACTGTATGATCTGCTCAAGGATAACACGGAATCGAGTTCTCTGGGAGAGGCGCTTATCAAAAAAGGAGTCCTTACGGGCGATAAGCTTGAGGAAATCCTGTTTGAAAATCTCGGGGCCGCCGTGTTCGGCGACATCGCCCTGAAACTGATGCTGATTACCCCGGATGAACTCAACCGGGCCCTGAACGCCAAAAGATCGCCGAAAACCCTCGGCCGGATTCTGTGCGACATGGGCGTCATCAACCCGGCTGACCTGGATTATGTTCTCAAGAAATACGGCAAGCAGATCAAATTCGGTGAAATTCTCGTCAAGGAAGGCATCCTGGATCAATCCCGGCTGATGACCGCTCTTCAGGAGCAGTTTCACCGGGAAATGCCCCTGGGTAAAATCCTGATGGAAAAAAATCTGATCACCATGGATCAGCTGTATCACGCCTTGTCCATACAGCATAATATCCCCTTCAGAAAGATCACCAAACTGGATCTGTTCGGAGCGCAGAAAACCGCCCTGACCAACATCATCGGGCAGAAATACGCCCTGAAAAACCGCATTCTGCCGATCTCGCTGGAGGGCAGAAAAATGACGGTCGCGACCTATGACCCCGAGCATCTATCCGCGGCCACGGACATCAAAAACGTGTATACCTACCTGGAGATGTCCTGTCTCTTTATCACCGAAGATAATTTCATCCGGCTGTTTGACGAATTATATCAAGCCAGCCCGGCCAAAACCGCCGCGTCGGCCAAAACCGCCGTGCCGAAAGGAACGGCGCTGAATGTCGAGTCACTGCATATTTCGCTGGACACCCAGACCGATGACTTCAAACCGGGCGCCAAAACCGACTATGGCCTGGAAAAAATCGAAGCCATGGAACTGGTCAACTACATCATCAAATACGGTATCGCCAACAACGCCAGCGACATCCATATCGAGCAGGACCGGAAAAACCCGCAACTCCGATACCGCATCGACGGCATGCTTCAGACCCTGCAGCAAGGCTGGCTGGACAACAAGCTGCGGGAACTGGTCAACAGCGTCATTTCCCGCGTAAAGGTCATGTCCAATCTGGACATTGCCGAGCGGCGGCTTCCCCAGGACGGCGTCTTCCGGGTCAACTATTTCGATCCGATTAGAAAAGAACCGGTTGATCTGGATTTCCGGGTGGCCACCTGTCCGGGTATCGTAGGAGAAAACGTCACTATCCGGATTCTTGATCCCCGCAAAGCCAAGGTGGACATCGACTCCCTGGACCATTCCCTGCACGTGGCCGATCCGTTCAAAAAACTGCTCAAAAGCGCCGCCGGCATGATTCTGGTTTCCGGTCCCACCGGCAGCGGCAAAACCTCCACCCTGTACAGCGCCCTGCGATACGTTTATAACCCGTCGGTAAAAATCATCACCGCCGAAGACCCCATCGAATACAGTTTCCCGGGCATCATGCAGACCCAGATCAATGCCAAGATCAACCTGAACTTCGCCCGTCTGCTGCGTTCGTTTCTTCGGCTTGACCCGGACATCATTCTCATCGGCGAAATCCGTGACCAGGAAACGGCCCACATCAGTTTCGATGCCGCCCAGACCGGTCACCTGATGCTCAGCACCGTCCACACCAATGACGCCGCCGGCGCCATTACCCGGCTGATCGATCTGGGTATCGATTATAACCAGCTGGCCTCGAGTCTGATGTGCGTAGTGGCCCAGCGCCTGCTGAGAAGAATCTGCCCGGTTTGCCGGGTGCGCTACCGGCCTTCGGAATATGAATGGGAACCGCTGTTCTTCACCTATCCCGAACATATCGAATTTTTCAGGGGTGAAGGCTGCCCGGACTGCAATTACTCCGGGTTCAACGGTCGGACCCTGATTTCTGAAATTCTGATTGTCGATCAGGACATTGCCCGGGCGCTGAACAGGGAATCGCCGGTATCTGAAATTAAAGCTTTGGCCCAGACCAACGGCATGATGACCATGGTGGATGACGGTTTGGCCAAAATGTCCTCCACCACGCTGTCTGAACTGATCCGGGTGGTGCCCAACGAAATGCTTAAAAATTTTAAAGCCCGCCAGAAAGCAGCCGCGTAA
- a CDS encoding DnaJ domain-containing protein — MSKDAMSWIGKVVGGAVGFMLGGPAGALAGALFGHAFDVNGTGRPDEQAESFHSGDSSRHRPPEEHIRNLDMDYAMLDCAGSDSDDRIRKQYRKLVSEFHPDKVLSRGLPEEFTISATERFREIQRSYENIKQARGMI, encoded by the coding sequence ATGTCAAAAGACGCCATGAGCTGGATCGGGAAAGTGGTGGGCGGCGCCGTCGGGTTTATGCTGGGAGGGCCCGCCGGTGCCTTGGCTGGAGCGTTGTTCGGGCATGCTTTTGACGTTAACGGGACCGGGCGTCCGGATGAACAGGCTGAATCGTTTCATTCGGGTGACTCTTCCCGCCATCGTCCGCCGGAAGAACATATCCGCAATCTGGATATGGATTACGCGATGCTCGATTGCGCCGGCAGTGATTCCGACGACCGGATCCGCAAACAGTACCGTAAACTGGTGTCGGAATTTCACCCGGACAAGGTTCTATCCCGGGGATTACCCGAGGAGTTCACCATTTCAGCCACGGAGAGGTTCCGGGAAATTCAGCGGTCTTATGAAAATATCAAACAAGCCCGTGGAATGATCTGA
- a CDS encoding MerR family transcriptional regulator → MNQNDHKEIFYTIADLAREFDVSKRAIRFYEEKNLISPGRTKGNYRLYSRRDRSRLRLILRGKRFGYTLDEISEIIGFNNVDTEEKDQIRKAIEFGKKKIDDIRERINELQLLEQEMLGLGKTLKRRLAELEKK, encoded by the coding sequence ATGAATCAGAACGATCACAAAGAGATATTTTATACCATAGCCGATCTGGCCCGGGAGTTTGACGTCAGTAAACGGGCCATCCGCTTTTACGAAGAAAAGAATCTGATCTCCCCCGGCAGAACCAAAGGGAATTACCGGTTATATTCCAGACGGGACAGAAGCCGTCTTCGCCTGATTCTCCGGGGCAAGCGGTTTGGTTATACGCTGGATGAAATATCAGAAATTATTGGTTTTAATAATGTTGACACGGAAGAAAAGGACCAGATCCGCAAGGCCATCGAATTCGGAAAGAAAAAGATCGATGATATCCGGGAACGAATAAATGAATTGCAGCTTCTGGAACAGGAGATGCTCGGACTCGGGAAAACCCTTAAGCGGCGCCTGGCCGAACTCGAAAAAAAATAG